In Rhinatrema bivittatum chromosome 1, aRhiBiv1.1, whole genome shotgun sequence, a single genomic region encodes these proteins:
- the PRDM8 gene encoding PR domain zinc finger protein 8 isoform X1 produces MEDVGAQRGIWDGDAKAVQQCLTDIFTSVYTTCDIPENAIFGPCVLSHTSLYDSIAFIALKSTDKRTVPYIFRVDTSAANGSSDGLMWLRLVQSARDNEEQNLEAYIKNGQLFYRSLRRIVKDEELLVWYGKELTDLLLLNPARTHSKMNGCSPHSCRDCGLRSQFEFPHAAHVRFRCPKRLHRPEELEEGAPLLKYRHGPPPPSELKPTTDFHNLARDLENSRPEASSQHHPAKRKGAEDGPEPGSGSRFPAEELVCSPQSFRPSLYYGLEENGRRLYAPPSPETGEAKRSAFVEVKRGAAAAAAAAEQGEDKDPSPAPSASSSPARSSPSGEPPPEGSAALGCGASAFSSVQPLASPDERKSAFSQPTRSAAYGHAHAPLPGLGPKLLPAAGAGLECHVVGDGPARLYQAEPLAAKLQSAAELGPGGGGLPKRSPFLYATTFWPKSSPAAASLQLQLPSTLTLLPPSFTSLCLPAQNWCAKCNASFRMTSDLVYHMRSHHKKEYALEPLVKRRREEKLKCPICNESFRERHHLSRHMTSHN; encoded by the exons ATGGAGGACGTCGGGGCTCAAAGGGGGATTTGGGATGGAGACGCCAAGGCTGTTCAGCAGTGTCTGACGGATATTTTTACCAGTGTTTACACGACCTGTGATATCCCAGAAAATGCCATCTTCGGCCCCTGCGTACTGAGCCACACGTCTTTGTATGACAGCATAGCCTTCATAGCTCTCAAGTCCACTGACAAGAGAACCGTCCCTTATATATTTCGG GTGGACACCTCAGCTGCAAATGGTTCCTCCGACGGGTTAATGTGGCTCCGCCTGGTACAGTCTGCCCGGGATAACGAAGAACAGAATCTAGAGGCCTATATAAAGAATGGACAATTATTTTACCGGTCCCTTCGCAGGATTGTCAAAGATGAGGAATTATTGGTTTGGTATGGGAAAGAACTGACGGACTTATTGTTGCTGAACCCTGCCAGGACCCACAGCAAAATGAACG GCTGCTCTCCGCACTCGTGCAGGGACTGCGGGCTGCGCTCGCAGTTCGAGTTCCCGCACGCGGCGCACGTGCGCTTCCGCTGCCCCAAGCGGCTGCACCGCCCCGAGGAGCTGGAGGAGGGCGCCCCCCTGCTCAAGTACCGCCACGGCCCCCCGCCGCCCAGCGAGCTCAAGCCCACCACCGATTTCCACAACCTGGCGCGGGACCTGGAGAACTCCCGGCCCGAGGCCAGCAGCCAGCACCACCCGGCCAAGAGAAAGGGCGCCGAGGACGGGCCGGAGCCGGGCAGCGGGAGCCGCTTCCCGGCCGAGGAGCTGGTGTGCAGCCCGCAGAGCTTTCGGCCCAGCCTCTACTACGGCCTGGAGGAGAACGGCCGCCGCCTCTACGCGCCCCCCAGCCCGGAGACGGGCGAGGCCAAGCGCAGCGCCTTCGTGGAGGTGAAGCGaggagccgccgccgccgccgccgcggcCGAGCAGGGGGAGGACAAGGACCCGTCGCCGGCCCCCTCCGCCTCCAGCTCCCCGGCTCGCAGCAGCCCCTCCGGCGAGCCCCCGCCCGAAGGCAGCGCCGCCCTGGGCTGCGGCGCCAGCGCCTTCAGCAGCGTGCAGCCCCTGGCCAGCCCCGACGAGCGCAAGAGCGCCTTCAGCCAGCCCACGCGCTCCGCGGCCTACGGCCACGCCCACGCGCCCCTGCCAGGGCTGGGGCCCAAGCTGCTGCCCGCCGCGGGGGCGGGGCTAGAGTGCCACGTGGTGGGCGACGGCCCCGCCCGCCTGTACCAGGCCGAGCCGCTGGCGGCCAAGCTGCAGAGCGCCGCCGAGCTGGGGCCGGGGGGAGGCGGCCTCCCCAAGCGCAGCCCCTTCCTCTACGCCACGACCTTCTGGCCCAAGAGCTCGCCGGCCGCGGCCTCCCTGCAGCTGCAGCTGCCGTCCACCCTCACCCTGCTGCCGCCCTCCTTCACCTCCCTCTGCCTGCCCGCGCAGAACTGGTGCGCCAAGTGCAACGCCTCCTTCCGCATGACGTCGGACCTGGTGTACCACATGCGCTCGCACCACAAGAAGGAGTACGCGCTGGAGCCGCTGGTGAAGAGGCGGCGGGAGGAGAAGCTGAAGTGCCCCATCTGCAACGAGTCCTTCCGCGAGCGCCACCACTTGTCCAGGCACATGACCTCGCACAACTGA
- the PRDM8 gene encoding PR domain zinc finger protein 8 isoform X2, with protein MWLRLVQSARDNEEQNLEAYIKNGQLFYRSLRRIVKDEELLVWYGKELTDLLLLNPARTHSKMNGCSPHSCRDCGLRSQFEFPHAAHVRFRCPKRLHRPEELEEGAPLLKYRHGPPPPSELKPTTDFHNLARDLENSRPEASSQHHPAKRKGAEDGPEPGSGSRFPAEELVCSPQSFRPSLYYGLEENGRRLYAPPSPETGEAKRSAFVEVKRGAAAAAAAAEQGEDKDPSPAPSASSSPARSSPSGEPPPEGSAALGCGASAFSSVQPLASPDERKSAFSQPTRSAAYGHAHAPLPGLGPKLLPAAGAGLECHVVGDGPARLYQAEPLAAKLQSAAELGPGGGGLPKRSPFLYATTFWPKSSPAAASLQLQLPSTLTLLPPSFTSLCLPAQNWCAKCNASFRMTSDLVYHMRSHHKKEYALEPLVKRRREEKLKCPICNESFRERHHLSRHMTSHN; from the exons ATGTGGCTCCGCCTGGTACAGTCTGCCCGGGATAACGAAGAACAGAATCTAGAGGCCTATATAAAGAATGGACAATTATTTTACCGGTCCCTTCGCAGGATTGTCAAAGATGAGGAATTATTGGTTTGGTATGGGAAAGAACTGACGGACTTATTGTTGCTGAACCCTGCCAGGACCCACAGCAAAATGAACG GCTGCTCTCCGCACTCGTGCAGGGACTGCGGGCTGCGCTCGCAGTTCGAGTTCCCGCACGCGGCGCACGTGCGCTTCCGCTGCCCCAAGCGGCTGCACCGCCCCGAGGAGCTGGAGGAGGGCGCCCCCCTGCTCAAGTACCGCCACGGCCCCCCGCCGCCCAGCGAGCTCAAGCCCACCACCGATTTCCACAACCTGGCGCGGGACCTGGAGAACTCCCGGCCCGAGGCCAGCAGCCAGCACCACCCGGCCAAGAGAAAGGGCGCCGAGGACGGGCCGGAGCCGGGCAGCGGGAGCCGCTTCCCGGCCGAGGAGCTGGTGTGCAGCCCGCAGAGCTTTCGGCCCAGCCTCTACTACGGCCTGGAGGAGAACGGCCGCCGCCTCTACGCGCCCCCCAGCCCGGAGACGGGCGAGGCCAAGCGCAGCGCCTTCGTGGAGGTGAAGCGaggagccgccgccgccgccgccgcggcCGAGCAGGGGGAGGACAAGGACCCGTCGCCGGCCCCCTCCGCCTCCAGCTCCCCGGCTCGCAGCAGCCCCTCCGGCGAGCCCCCGCCCGAAGGCAGCGCCGCCCTGGGCTGCGGCGCCAGCGCCTTCAGCAGCGTGCAGCCCCTGGCCAGCCCCGACGAGCGCAAGAGCGCCTTCAGCCAGCCCACGCGCTCCGCGGCCTACGGCCACGCCCACGCGCCCCTGCCAGGGCTGGGGCCCAAGCTGCTGCCCGCCGCGGGGGCGGGGCTAGAGTGCCACGTGGTGGGCGACGGCCCCGCCCGCCTGTACCAGGCCGAGCCGCTGGCGGCCAAGCTGCAGAGCGCCGCCGAGCTGGGGCCGGGGGGAGGCGGCCTCCCCAAGCGCAGCCCCTTCCTCTACGCCACGACCTTCTGGCCCAAGAGCTCGCCGGCCGCGGCCTCCCTGCAGCTGCAGCTGCCGTCCACCCTCACCCTGCTGCCGCCCTCCTTCACCTCCCTCTGCCTGCCCGCGCAGAACTGGTGCGCCAAGTGCAACGCCTCCTTCCGCATGACGTCGGACCTGGTGTACCACATGCGCTCGCACCACAAGAAGGAGTACGCGCTGGAGCCGCTGGTGAAGAGGCGGCGGGAGGAGAAGCTGAAGTGCCCCATCTGCAACGAGTCCTTCCGCGAGCGCCACCACTTGTCCAGGCACATGACCTCGCACAACTGA